From Aristaeella lactis, the proteins below share one genomic window:
- a CDS encoding RNA polymerase sigma factor: MDQERHFLDTVRKNRDRMYRVAMSYLHTGADAEDAVSAAVEAAWTHFWKLRNPDALGPYLIRCVINASKNELRRRKRLVPLDSVQESLITDKTGDLLFEYICGLEDKYRIPLILRMQERMTEKEIAEVLRVPRGTVSTRISRALNELKKQMAKEGIVYAEE, encoded by the coding sequence ATGGATCAGGAAAGGCATTTCCTGGATACGGTGCGGAAAAACCGGGACAGGATGTACCGGGTGGCGATGAGCTATCTGCATACCGGAGCGGACGCGGAAGACGCGGTTTCCGCCGCGGTGGAAGCAGCCTGGACACATTTTTGGAAGCTGAGAAACCCGGACGCCCTGGGACCTTATCTGATCCGCTGTGTGATCAACGCTTCCAAAAACGAGCTGCGAAGAAGGAAACGGCTCGTTCCGCTGGATTCCGTGCAGGAAAGCCTGATCACGGACAAAACCGGAGACCTGCTGTTTGAGTACATCTGCGGACTGGAGGATAAATACCGGATCCCGCTGATTCTCAGGATGCAGGAACGGATGACTGAAAAGGAAATCGCCGAAGTGCTCCGGGTTCCGCGGGGAACCGTTTCCACCCGTATCAGCCGCGCACTGAACGAGCTGAAGAAACAGATGGCAAAGGAGGGAATTGTATATGCTGAAGAATGA
- a CDS encoding leucine-rich repeat domain-containing protein produces MKKAEDFRKAFGPADAGFRTVMQKTIEGLKAEEEKKKAARDFRRFRVPALAAAMAVVLIVGIAVRGGFHGLINRPDEIAPNDIQYTAQPIETTLAQGTEQNGTATAAPDENETDHALIQRVVDFAERWNSREERTDEDLDEMLKLCSAEWKEKAGNAREALDEILGDTICAGFGDGNEISGSAGDPVRTLTCENILLAVGNKTYDKFRMEFDLCLGKDGLRYINPESIRRTMPQISTDPQDIINDKLEETWPGITKELVPVNLSCEKQGVRMELISAVVNRFEVYYVWSLQDLEGDRVNSASSNKISEIYNYETYSAQDTVDLLYEEAEHKYTYGTKRMYDQALPTDDDVFMMGMEDMPVRHRVTADMVPYLKEYGKTEKGIELTSPLDTYCWYGQDVEEDKTWKVLDYTHPLDIALDEDITLTGIGWIGDELHAQIHFTGNRGMISERGYEGIRFETWLGDYGIRTDEEGEYTGYELAMLAWDDTGDGLPDWVEYVMTGTPEDADRTLFEVELETFESFVEDTWKIEVPFGLLRQDAENSGETEYEENGLRYALNADGTATVLPGADNKQMDEIVIPAGVNNSYRVTEIGEGAFEDCTELKSITMPDHLTHIGNRAFRGCTALKSVTMPGSLFSIGESAFEGCTDLTDILFREENDSGFINIGRKAFSGCNSLISVWLPKNITCGEAVFADCENLDSVILPYMATGVTENMFSGCVNLTSVSMADGMTYIGKGAFSGCRKLHEMVIPEKMMYIAEEAFKGCESLDSLVIPETTWGIEDRAFEGCTGIKTITVQTKELEIGEDVWKGCDGKNINVMVDDETKSLADWYKEAREKTEET; encoded by the coding sequence ATGAAAAAGGCAGAAGATTTCCGGAAAGCGTTCGGACCTGCGGACGCCGGATTCCGGACTGTTATGCAGAAAACCATTGAAGGACTGAAAGCGGAAGAAGAGAAGAAAAAGGCAGCCCGGGACTTCCGGCGGTTCCGTGTGCCCGCGCTGGCGGCGGCCATGGCTGTTGTGCTGATCGTGGGTATCGCTGTACGGGGCGGCTTCCATGGCCTGATCAACCGGCCGGATGAGATTGCGCCCAATGACATTCAGTATACCGCGCAGCCCATTGAAACAACCCTGGCGCAGGGAACGGAACAGAACGGTACAGCAACCGCAGCGCCTGATGAAAATGAAACTGATCATGCCCTGATCCAACGGGTGGTGGACTTTGCCGAACGCTGGAACAGCAGGGAAGAACGGACTGATGAAGACCTGGACGAGATGCTGAAGCTGTGCTCCGCAGAATGGAAAGAGAAAGCCGGGAATGCGCGGGAAGCCCTGGATGAAATCCTGGGGGACACAATCTGTGCCGGATTCGGGGACGGAAATGAAATATCCGGAAGCGCGGGAGACCCGGTGCGGACACTGACCTGTGAGAACATACTTCTTGCGGTGGGAAACAAGACATACGATAAATTCAGGATGGAGTTTGACCTGTGCCTCGGAAAGGACGGACTCCGGTACATCAATCCTGAAAGCATCCGGAGGACAATGCCGCAGATTTCAACAGATCCGCAGGACATCATTAACGACAAGCTGGAGGAAACATGGCCGGGGATCACAAAGGAACTGGTTCCGGTCAACCTCAGCTGTGAAAAACAGGGAGTGCGGATGGAACTGATCTCCGCTGTTGTGAACCGGTTTGAGGTTTATTATGTCTGGTCTCTCCAGGATCTGGAGGGAGACCGGGTCAACAGCGCCAGTTCCAATAAAATCAGTGAGATATACAATTATGAGACATATTCCGCGCAGGATACGGTTGACCTGCTTTATGAAGAGGCGGAGCATAAGTATACCTATGGAACGAAGCGCATGTATGACCAGGCGCTTCCGACGGATGACGATGTCTTTATGATGGGCATGGAAGACATGCCGGTCCGGCACAGGGTGACAGCGGATATGGTTCCTTACCTGAAGGAGTATGGAAAGACGGAGAAGGGTATCGAACTGACGAGCCCGCTCGACACCTACTGCTGGTACGGTCAGGATGTGGAAGAGGATAAGACCTGGAAGGTGCTGGATTATACGCATCCCCTGGATATCGCCCTGGATGAAGATATCACCCTGACCGGAATCGGCTGGATCGGCGATGAACTGCATGCCCAGATCCATTTCACCGGTAACAGGGGCATGATTTCGGAACGCGGCTATGAAGGCATACGCTTTGAAACCTGGCTGGGCGACTACGGTATCCGGACGGATGAGGAAGGCGAGTATACCGGGTATGAGCTTGCCATGCTGGCCTGGGATGATACCGGCGACGGCCTGCCGGACTGGGTGGAATATGTGATGACCGGCACTCCGGAGGATGCTGACCGGACGCTGTTTGAAGTCGAACTGGAGACCTTCGAGTCGTTTGTGGAAGACACCTGGAAGATTGAGGTTCCGTTCGGGCTCCTGCGGCAGGATGCCGAAAACAGCGGTGAAACCGAATATGAAGAAAACGGCCTGCGGTACGCACTGAACGCCGACGGTACGGCGACAGTTCTTCCCGGCGCGGATAACAAACAGATGGACGAGATCGTCATTCCGGCGGGCGTAAACAACAGCTACAGGGTGACGGAAATCGGAGAAGGCGCCTTTGAGGACTGTACGGAACTGAAATCAATCACAATGCCCGATCACCTGACCCATATCGGGAACCGGGCATTCCGCGGCTGTACGGCGCTGAAATCGGTCACAATGCCGGGAAGCCTGTTCTCGATCGGGGAATCCGCTTTTGAAGGCTGCACGGACCTGACGGATATCCTTTTCCGGGAGGAAAATGACAGCGGATTCATCAACATTGGCAGGAAAGCGTTCAGCGGCTGCAACAGCCTGATTTCCGTATGGCTGCCAAAGAATATAACATGCGGGGAAGCTGTCTTTGCTGACTGTGAGAACCTGGATTCTGTTATCCTTCCGTATATGGCGACCGGCGTAACGGAGAATATGTTCTCCGGCTGTGTGAACCTGACCTCTGTTTCCATGGCGGATGGAATGACGTACATCGGCAAAGGCGCGTTCAGCGGCTGCAGAAAGCTGCACGAAATGGTCATTCCGGAAAAGATGATGTATATCGCGGAGGAAGCTTTCAAGGGCTGCGAGAGCCTGGACAGCCTTGTGATCCCTGAAACAACATGGGGGATAGAGGACAGGGCTTTCGAGGGCTGCACCGGCATAAAGACCATTACCGTACAGACGAAGGAGCTTGAAATCGGTGAGGACGTCTGGAAAGGCTGCGATGGAAAGAATATCAATGTGATGGTGGATGACGAAACGAAGAGCCTGGCGGACTGGTATAAGGAAGCCAGGGAAAAAACGGAAGAAACCTGA
- a CDS encoding VanW family protein has protein sequence MANGNNRDPYRRETVNPAWNGMRGPASRPERGYIPQDNRRQVPPGNYRGQVSRQTPAGYGYVPDPRQQYNQGMGAGNRTPRPPKKQKKGSTVVIAAVLIILLAVIGAGLLQSVSHRNSEQQSRDTILAKIEPYNEKFCPGVYVDGIDLGGMTADEAREAVNSRIRQVYGTWKVQLTWNGTVYGEIDADMLGFNVDTESVLYEAAQLGHTGDAETRYEEMLRLEKEPYQAYTAKPDGNLRVIDEKLAQIKVQIDKPAVDARAVSFNPRNPDNPFTFEEEQYGWSLDTEEVRKEIWRRASALESGTVELTPKKITPSVLLENVKKNYTRRGEAVTDIRYDEDRNKNIELAFEYINSNGSILKPGETFSFNDVVGRRTQERGFYPAIEYVYGEKETGFGGGVCQASTTLYQAAVRSGLTIVERKQHSERVNYTQPGKDATVYLSEYRGGKKIDLKLRNDTDGPVYICTEVTRKPGSKNKKQMIARVVIYGKDPGGVTWDIVTEEQEILCVATPVPVMDKQEAAPAENGCIVDSYRVEYTNGVETNRVKLGRDEYKPKPARVYEP, from the coding sequence GTGGCAAACGGAAACAACCGGGATCCGTACCGCCGGGAAACGGTGAACCCGGCATGGAACGGAATGCGGGGGCCGGCCTCCAGACCCGAAAGGGGATATATCCCGCAGGATAACCGCCGGCAGGTTCCGCCGGGCAATTACCGGGGACAGGTTTCCCGGCAGACGCCGGCGGGATACGGCTATGTTCCTGATCCGCGGCAGCAATACAACCAGGGTATGGGAGCGGGAAACCGGACACCCCGGCCGCCAAAAAAACAGAAGAAGGGCAGTACGGTAGTGATTGCCGCGGTTCTGATCATCCTGCTGGCGGTGATCGGCGCGGGCCTGCTTCAGTCTGTCAGTCACCGGAACAGTGAACAGCAGTCCCGGGATACGATCCTGGCGAAAATTGAACCCTATAACGAAAAGTTCTGCCCCGGGGTGTATGTGGACGGGATCGACCTGGGCGGCATGACCGCGGACGAGGCGCGGGAGGCGGTGAACTCCAGGATCCGGCAGGTCTACGGCACATGGAAGGTACAGCTGACCTGGAACGGTACGGTGTACGGAGAAATAGACGCGGACATGCTGGGCTTCAACGTGGACACGGAGAGTGTGCTGTATGAAGCGGCACAGCTGGGGCATACCGGCGACGCGGAAACGCGATACGAGGAAATGCTGCGCCTGGAAAAGGAACCGTACCAGGCCTATACAGCGAAACCGGACGGAAACCTGCGCGTGATTGATGAGAAACTGGCACAGATCAAGGTGCAGATCGACAAACCGGCTGTGGACGCCAGGGCGGTCAGCTTTAATCCGCGCAACCCGGACAACCCTTTCACCTTTGAGGAGGAACAGTACGGGTGGAGCCTGGACACGGAAGAGGTCCGGAAGGAAATCTGGCGGAGGGCTTCGGCGCTGGAAAGCGGAACGGTGGAACTGACGCCGAAGAAAATCACACCGTCTGTTCTGCTGGAGAACGTGAAGAAAAACTATACGCGCCGGGGAGAAGCGGTGACGGATATCCGGTATGACGAGGACCGGAACAAAAATATCGAACTGGCTTTTGAGTATATCAACAGCAACGGCAGTATCCTGAAACCGGGGGAGACTTTCAGCTTCAACGACGTGGTCGGCAGGCGGACCCAGGAAAGGGGATTCTATCCGGCCATCGAGTATGTGTACGGGGAAAAGGAAACCGGCTTCGGCGGAGGCGTCTGCCAGGCCAGCACCACGCTGTACCAGGCAGCGGTCCGGTCGGGACTGACGATTGTTGAAAGGAAGCAGCATTCCGAACGGGTAAACTACACGCAGCCTGGAAAGGACGCGACAGTCTACCTGTCCGAATACCGGGGTGGAAAAAAGATAGACCTGAAGCTCAGGAATGATACGGACGGACCGGTTTACATCTGTACCGAGGTCACAAGGAAACCGGGATCCAAAAACAAGAAACAGATGATCGCCCGGGTGGTGATCTACGGAAAGGATCCGGGCGGCGTGACATGGGACATCGTGACGGAGGAACAGGAAATCCTCTGTGTCGCGACGCCGGTTCCTGTTATGGACAAACAGGAAGCGGCACCGGCAGAGAACGGCTGCATTGTGGACAGTTACCGGGTGGAGTATACCAACGGGGTTGAAACAAACCGGGTAAAGCTGGGCCGTGATGAGTACAAGCCCAAACCGGCCCGTGTCTATGAACCGTAA